ACCTTCTTCCAGCGTCACTAAATGATCTAAAGTCTTCGGTTGAAGTAACAAAAGGAATGTGCGGCAATGTTCTTTTTAAATTGTGTTTATATCTTTCTCTATAATCAGGAGAATGTAACAAGCCGTAAACATAGTAAAAGATATCTTCTTTAGTTACATCTAAACCATAACGTTTTCTGTATTCATTTAATGCCCAATCCGTAACGTTTTTTTGACATATATAATGCTCTCCAGAGGGTGCTGTAATATAACTTCCATTATCCAAGTTCTCCTCTTTAAAAAGACTTCCTTTATCAGTTTTATATATGTAGAATGGGAAAGCTTGTGTATCACCTACCAAATGTAGATCTGGAATATTATCAACCATTAAAACAGAAAAGTCTTTTGTGCCCCCAGGTGCTTGAATAGTAATAACTAGATTATCAATATTAGGCTCAGGAAAAAGAATTGGTAACAAATAAATACTATTATTAAATAAATTACTAAAATAGACCCATTCTTTAACAAAAGGACGATACGTTGAGATTAAGGTATTACCATACTCTTGATTATAATATTCTCCTTTTAATAACTTTTTCTTTAAATCTCCTGACCATGAAATTTTAGTCGGATCATTATTAACTGTATCTTGTAAATTATTTGATGTTATATCGTTATTATTTACTAGGGAAACATGTTCATTAAACTCCTTAATCATGCTACTTACGTTATTATCTAATTCTTCAATAGAAAAATTGTAAACCCAAGTATCACGGTTTGTTTTAAGACCAGCCGAAAAAGTCTTGAATATCTTTTCTTCTTTTTTTTGTCTCTTGACTCCAATTACTGGAAATAGCTCGAATTTTTCATCTCTCTTACTAATCCAGTCATGGTTCTCATTTGGTATTATTTGCTCCCATTTAACTCCGTTAATATTACTAAATTTATTTAATCTTGAAAGTTTATCTTCTTTACTTAGATAATCACCAATATCATGGTAATAAATTTCTGCTGATCCAGCTTTTGAATTATCCTTTATTAAAACAATTAAAGCTACTCCAGCTCGACTTCCTTGACCAAATATTTTATCCCCTTCTTTGCGCCAAGCTTCACCAGATAGACGTGCATTTCCCCTTAAATTAACAATATAAATTTTTGAAAACTCTTCACTTAAACATTTCCTTAAACCATCAGCAGTATTACCATCAAGAAAACCACTATTAGTTACAAAAGCAATAATTCCTTTGCCCTTTAATTCTGTCTGTCGCCATCCTTATTGCACGTATATAAGAATCAAAAAGTGAAATTTTAAGACGAGCTGATGAATTAGCTGCATAAGATTCTTCTATTCTCTCATCTAATAATTCATAATCTGTTGATTGAATCCCTCGATTTTCATCGTCTTGCCAAGCAAACCAAGGTGGGTTTGAAATAATCACATTAATTTTAGCCTCTTTTTGCTTTTCCATTTGTTCAGCATATTGTTCAGGAAACAACTCTACTTGTGGTTTATCTCTATCCTCCATTAGCTGAAAAGAATCTACTAACAATAAATTGTCAAAATGTTTATACTCCCCTGTAATTTCATAATAAGTACTTTCTATATTTGCAAGAGCTATATAGTAAGGTAATAGTAAAATTTCATTTCCCCAAATTTCACCATCATTATATTTTCTCTGTAATCCCTCAGGACTGATATGGTGCATTAATTGAGCAAGAAATGTACCTGTACCTGAAAAAGGTTCAAGGATAACAACATCTTCATCTTCCAAACTCTGTCCAAATTCATCTTGTAAGGCAGCATCTGCGCTTTTAACTAGGAAGTTCACTGCTTCTACAGGTGTATAAACTATGCCCAAAAGCTCTGCTGTTTTAGGAAAAGCTATCTTAAAGAAAGTATCATAAAGTTTACGTAAAAACTCCTGGCGTTCTGATTCCTTATCTAACCCTTTTGCTCTTACTTCAACTAATCTATAAAAGCTATCTAAAGCTCTAGTTTCTTTACGGACAAAAACTTCAAAAACGTCTGCTACGCTTTCAAAACTAAGGGAAACAGGATTCTGTTGTAAAAATTCATATTCTCCAAATACAGCATCAAAAATAGGTTTAGTTATAATGTGCTGAACTAACATGCTACGGGCATCTTCTTCTGTCACAGTGGGGTTTATTACATTACGTAGTGCAGAAAGGAACTCATAGAAAGCATTTTGTGCTTTTTGTCCGTACTCAGTTTCACTTTCTAGTGCTTCGTTTATATGACGTTCTATACGAGTTGAAGCTGCTGCTACGTCCTTAGCCCAAGTTTCCAAATAACCACGATCACCTACACGCTCTACAAGCTTCCCTAAAATAGCATCAAAAAGCCTTCCAGTGAAATCTTCCATGGTTAGCTGCGTTTGCTTATCGCTTTGTACTTCAAGTTTACTGTCATCTTCATCAGATCCTTGAGACTCTCCTGTCTCTCCTGTTTGCCCACGTTTAATTGAAAGTTCTCTGACTTCTGCATCAAAACGATCATCTATGGATCTTAGAGCCCCTAATATCTGCCATACTTTCTTAAATTCTTCATTATTATCTAATTGCTCAGCTGCATCCTCTTCTGGATCAACTAACACTGGAATTACTACATAACCATATTCTTTACCTGGAGCTTTTCGCATAGCCCGTCCTACAGCTTGAACTATATCTACTGTACTTCTCTTTGGTCTTAAAAAAACTATAGCATCAAGAGATGGTACATCAATTCCTTCTTTTAGAACTTGCGCATTAGAAAGCACTTTAGATTCTCCAGGATCAGGTTCTTCTCTTAACCAATCTAAAAGCAATTTCCTGTTAGTTGCTGTAGTAGAACCATCAACATGTCTAATATCAAAATTGCATGAATCATCTTCTACATCTTCATCAATATTTTCTTGATAAGCTTCAATAGTGTTTACAAACTTAGACGCAAACTTTTTAGAGTCAGCTATCCTATTTGTAAAAGAAACTGCACGTTTAAGTGGAGCATTAATATTCTCATCCTTTATACGGCCACTAAGAGCATTCCAAACACCAATAATCTTTGAGGCTTCTTCAACCTCAGGGGAATCTTCTTGATTAAGAAAACTAAACAGTTTACGTTGAACATCAGCTTCATCTACTGTAAAAACAATCACCTTGTAGTCACTTAAAAAACCTTCGTCAACAGCCTGGCCAAAACCATACCGGAAAAATTCCTCTCCATATGTATCTTCATCATCCATAGTAAAATACTCATACCCCTGTTCTTCAACTTTTTCTCGCAACCTAGGCACAAAAACCCTTGGTGTTGCCGTCATATATAGTCTTTTTGAACCTTTTATAAAATCTTCGTCATGGACTTTGTGATAGTAAGAAGCGTCTTGGTTATCCGATATTCCCGTAGTACGGTGAGCTTCATCTGCAAAAATAACATCAAACTCTGGTAGACCTAAATCCTGTGCTTGTGACACAACATCAATCGAGTGATATGTAGAAACAACAACCGCCATTTCATCCTCACTTACATTCTGAACACCATTTGCAAGTTCTTCTGCGTTTGTGGTTGGAGGGATCGTAAGTACATTTGTGCGATCAATGTATTCATCTTCCTGGCCTACGGTATGATCAGAGGTTACTGCAAACACTTTTATAGGTGTTTCTGTATCTGAAAGCCATGCCCTAAGAGTTTGTTCCACTAAAGCAATAGAAGGAGCCAAGAAAAATACAAATCCACCTGGTCCTGCGATTTCCTGTTTTTCTGCTATTTTTAAAGAAACAAAGGTTTTACCAGAACCAGGAGGCATGATTAATTTACCTCTATTAGTACGTTTAAAACCCTTAATTGTTGAATCGACTGCTTCCTTCTGAAACGGATAAAGATCCTTCCGTTCTTTTAATGTTATATTTTCGGGATCTGACCATGTAAATTGCTCCCAATCAATAGAGCTATTTAAAAGGTCAGAAAGAGTTAATACAACTACCGGTTTATCTTGATTATTAAGGGCACTTTCAGCATTTGAACTTAAGGATGAAGTAGTAATAAGCATACGTTTAGAAAATCTCTCTTGACCAGAAAGTGCCAAAAAAGTAGAAATATCGTTTAGACTTAATTGACCTTCATGAAATTTTGCTTGTATTGCCCATAGTTTTCCAGTTTCTTTTTCTTCAGCTACTATATCTATACCTGTATCAGTTTCATTTCCTCGTCCTGGCCAGTCACTCCATCTCCATATATTTGAAAAAAGTTGTCCATAGTATTCATCATGTTTAAGGTAGGCAACAGCAAAACGTTCAAAAAGATCTCCTTGCTCTCTTGTGTTTCTCGCTATTTCATTTAAGCGATTAAGTAATTGTTGAGCAGTTGTCATGCCAATCAACCCCTCTCCTTTAAAAGATTTTCGTATACGATTACGGATACAGGAATACAGTTTTCTTTAAATACATATTTACAGAATTTAGTCTTTCATATATTCTTTTAAAGCTTCTTCTACAACGTCCACCATTTTTTTGTTTTGGCGAGCAGCATAGATTTTTAATTGAGTATGTAGGTCACTATCAAGTTCAAAAGTGGCTTTCTTTTTTGTTTTATTATTATTTACACCTTCCTCTTCTTCGCTGTATTCCTGTATTTTTGTATTACTATCGCTATCTTCTAAAAGTTGGTTAATTGCCTTTCTTTTGGACACGAGAAATCAACTCCTTTGTAAAGTTTTTATAGTATTTTAAGGCTTCACGATCAACTTTGGTTCTTTCCTCTATACCAAATAAAGAAAACTCTTTGATTCGATTACGTCTTCTTATAATAGTTTCAAATACTACATCCTCATAATCTTTTCTAGCTTTATTGATTATTTCAGAATCTATAGCTGCTCGTGAATCTAACATAGTAGAAAGTATACCTATTAATTTCATGTTTGAGTTAGCTTTTTTCTGCACTCCCATAAGTACTTCGAGATAACGATCTAACGCATCTAGTGCAAAGGGTTCTGACTGCAATAGGACAACAGCGTAGTCTGAAGCAGATAAACCGTTAATAGTTTGATCTCCTAAATGCGGTGGTAAATCTATAGTTATATAATTATATTGTTCTCTGACAACGTCTAATGTTTCTTTTAATAATAGAGCTTTGTTTCCCTGATATTCTTGGTACAAAAAGCGCGAAAAGGTAGCTAAAAAATCTTCAGCAGGTAAAATATGTAAATTATCTGATATTTTATAAATATACGGTCTAGGATCCTTTGCTTTAACAGCCTCTAAAACAGTTTTCTCAGTAAAATTATAAATGTTTTGTTGCGTTAAAAATCTAGTTAAATTTCCCTGACTATCAAAATCAACAGCAAGGGTTTTATGTTCTTTGGATAATATATAACTAGTTATAGCCGTAGTGGTTGTCTTACCAACTCCTCCTTTTTGAATCCCAAAACTTATTGTAGTACCCATTATAAAACCTCCTGATTCTTTTCTAAATGTTTTTATTTCTATATATTCTGCTGTAAATCCATTTTTCCTTCTTCCTGTATTTATGTATTTTGATTACTCTCAAATTTTTTTAATAATTTAGGATCTTAACTCAACCCTTAATTGCAGGAAAATATTACCTGATAAAGAATTTTATGATTATACACAGATATTTTAAAAGGAGTGGGTGTATGAAGATAATTAAAGAAAAAGCCGAGCTCTACAAGCAAAGCCGCGAAGAAGTTAACAGAAAAATTGAAGTATGGGAAAACGAAATATTTGATCTTGTTGAGAATAAATTACAAGAAATAGTAAGTGAAATTGGTTCAATTGAGGGATTGAAAGTTACAGTAGGTGAATCGCCTATGGCAAGATCTGTTAGGTTAACGTTTGGAGTAGGACCATACGGAAAAGTGGATGATGAGGCTTTCATAAAACGTGGTGGTAGTCTATTATTCATCCCTAAGTTAAATGGGGGGATTTTAGTATCAACTTCATCCCCTTCTATTGAATCTGATGAAAGAATCCTAGTTGAGGAGGAGAAAAAACCTTTAGAAAATTACAATGATCCCAATAAAATTACAGAAGATAAAGTTGAAAAGCATGTAGAAGAATTTTTTGATGATTTGATAAATTGGTGGGACACTCTTTAATAATCTTTAAAATACCACCTTTGCAAGGGGTATCAAAATTAAAATCCCGATCCCGATTAAGGTAAAAAATTTGGTCAAAAAAATTAAACCGCTTTTGATAATTTGGCCAAAAGAATTTAACCAAATTACCAAATATAGACAATTTTCTCGGGCCAAATTTGTTATTCTTAGTGAAAGTTAGTGAAAGTGGAGTGATATATAATGAGATATCCAAATTGCGTCAGCTTACATCGTCAAAAAAAAGGAATTACGCAGGAGCAGTTGGCTAGAGAAGTCGATGTCTCCCTGAACACCATTAAAAACGTAGAACATGGAAAAACTAATCCTCGGGTCACCACAGCTATTCGAATTAGTCAAGTGATAGGAATTAGCGTGGAAGAGTTGTTTGCACCTAAAGATCAGTTCATAAGCCTAAAAAGTGAGCGCTGAAGCAATGATGTGGATTTCTACCACCCCTGTTAGTCTTAAGGCAGACAATAGCGGGTGGATCAGGAAAAAGGTTGGCAGGCTATCGCCTGCCATTTATCTTTCGTACACGTTTACGTCTGCTCATTCTCTTTACCCACTTAAAAAAGTTATACATAATAAACGATGCTAAATACCTGCACCTTTCTGCTATTCTTAGGGTAAACAATTAGCAGGTAGATCAGAAAAAAGGTAGCCAGGCTTATGCCTGGCTTTTATTTTTAAAAACCTTCATGTAGATTCCACATATATTAATGGACCAAAATTTAAGTTTTTTATCTCTCACCCCCCCCATGATTAAGGTATAAACAAGCTTTTCACATAAGGTCGGTAACAATAAGACCTATTCTCTTCAAACAATAGAAACTTATCGTTACCGACCTTATCCTAATGTGTTATCAACCCATTCATTTCAGTACTTCATAGCATATGAATTTTTAAATTTTGGTCCATTTTTGGTCCAGAAAACAAAAGAGTAGGTTTTATCCTACTCTTTGATTAACTTCAGGCGTTACTATTATCCACGGGTATCCGTCTAACTGGTACATTTGCTTTAAAGTTTTGTTTGCTTTTCGTTTAACACAGCCTAACTCATTGATTAGTATAGGCTCAATTCTTTTAAATTCAATTTTAACCTGTTCTCTGGGTACTCTTTTACCTTTCACTTTCAGCCTTATAAAGTTTTGCCAACATGTATATCCCTTATGACCAAGTTGCTCCTTAGCCTTTTTCAAAAGTTTATCTCTGATCATAGCACTCTTTTTAAAATTCGGAGTAAATTCAGCAGCGTAGATTTCCTCTGTTGGATACTGATGGTTAGCTACATATGCTTCGCTCATAGCCGAAATAGAATATCTGTATTTCTTTCTTAATTGTTCAGCCTTTTCTTCCAGCTCCTGCTTAATCTCGTACAAGTTAGGCATCGAATAATAGCTGATCACATTATATGAAAATTCTTTTTTATAACCTATTTCTTTAGCTTTTTCTTTCCCTGATTCCTCTGCTCTTTTAACTGAATCTTGATATATTTTTGAATTACTACTGGGTTGTTCTAGTCTAAACACGCCTAACCAAATAAGCAAATTCACGTATTGATTCACTCTTTCGAGCCACTTTTTAGTACGTTTAGCTATATATCGATTGCTTATGAAGAACATACTTAAGCCATCTTTACTACATAATGACGGAGTAACTTTTGTAATTCCCATAGTCAACATCTCGTTTATAATTGGAATCGCATGTCTAAACAATTGATAAGTATGATACATATTTTCTCTAGTCATTTCTTCTTTGATGAAGTTCATGTTAGCAATATATTTTTCTTTCTCTTTTTGACACCATTCATTTGATATAAGTTTCATGTTAAAAGTTTCGCTTATAGTCCTGATTATCTGACTAAAATCAGTAATTCCATTTAATTGCATTAAATCTATTATGGTTAAACCGTACGGGTTATTTGCTCCACACCCATCAGCAAAACAACGATATCTATAATGACCTTTTTC
This window of the Natranaerobius thermophilus JW/NM-WN-LF genome carries:
- a CDS encoding ParA family protein; its protein translation is MGTTISFGIQKGGVGKTTTTAITSYILSKEHKTLAVDFDSQGNLTRFLTQQNIYNFTEKTVLEAVKAKDPRPYIYKISDNLHILPAEDFLATFSRFLYQEYQGNKALLLKETLDVVREQYNYITIDLPPHLGDQTINGLSASDYAVVLLQSEPFALDALDRYLEVLMGVQKKANSNMKLIGILSTMLDSRAAIDSEIINKARKDYEDVVFETIIRRRNRIKEFSLFGIEERTKVDREALKYYKNFTKELISRVQKKGN
- a CDS encoding DEAD/DEAH box helicase family protein, with amino-acid sequence MTTAQQLLNRLNEIARNTREQGDLFERFAVAYLKHDEYYGQLFSNIWRWSDWPGRGNETDTGIDIVAEEKETGKLWAIQAKFHEGQLSLNDISTFLALSGQERFSKRMLITTSSLSSNAESALNNQDKPVVVLTLSDLLNSSIDWEQFTWSDPENITLKERKDLYPFQKEAVDSTIKGFKRTNRGKLIMPPGSGKTFVSLKIAEKQEIAGPGGFVFFLAPSIALVEQTLRAWLSDTETPIKVFAVTSDHTVGQEDEYIDRTNVLTIPPTTNAEELANGVQNVSEDEMAVVVSTYHSIDVVSQAQDLGLPEFDVIFADEAHRTTGISDNQDASYYHKVHDEDFIKGSKRLYMTATPRVFVPRLREKVEEQGYEYFTMDDEDTYGEEFFRYGFGQAVDEGFLSDYKVIVFTVDEADVQRKLFSFLNQEDSPEVEEASKIIGVWNALSGRIKDENINAPLKRAVSFTNRIADSKKFASKFVNTIEAYQENIDEDVEDDSCNFDIRHVDGSTTATNRKLLLDWLREEPDPGESKVLSNAQVLKEGIDVPSLDAIVFLRPKRSTVDIVQAVGRAMRKAPGKEYGYVVIPVLVDPEEDAAEQLDNNEEFKKVWQILGALRSIDDRFDAEVRELSIKRGQTGETGESQGSDEDDSKLEVQSDKQTQLTMEDFTGRLFDAILGKLVERVGDRGYLETWAKDVAAASTRIERHINEALESETEYGQKAQNAFYEFLSALRNVINPTVTEEDARSMLVQHIITKPIFDAVFGEYEFLQQNPVSLSFESVADVFEVFVRKETRALDSFYRLVEVRAKGLDKESERQEFLRKLYDTFFKIAFPKTAELLGIVYTPVEAVNFLVKSADAALQDEFGQSLEDEDVVILEPFSGTGTFLAQLMHHISPEGLQRKYNDGEIWGNEILLLPYYIALANIESTYYEITGEYKHFDNLLLVDSFQLMEDRDKPQVELFPEQYAEQMEKQKEAKINVIISNPPWFAWQDDENRGIQSTDYELLDERIEESYAANSSARLKISLFDSYIRAIRMATDRIKGQRNYCFCN
- a CDS encoding helix-turn-helix transcriptional regulator; the encoded protein is MRYPNCVSLHRQKKGITQEQLAREVDVSLNTIKNVEHGKTNPRVTTAIRISQVIGISVEELFAPKDQFISLKSER
- a CDS encoding type ISP restriction/modification enzyme; translation: MIAFVTNSGFLDGNTADGLRKCLSEEFSKIYIVNLRGNARLSGEAWRKEGDKIFGQGSRAGVALIVLIKDNSKAGSAEIYYHDIGDYLSKEDKLSRLNKFSNINGVKWEQIIPNENHDWISKRDEKFELFPVIGVKRQKKEEKIFKTFSAGLKTNRDTWVYNFSIEELDNNVSSMIKEFNEHVSLVNNNDITSNNLQDTVNNDPTKISWSGDLKKKLLKGEYYNQEYGNTLISTYRPFVKEWVYFSNLFNNSIYLLPILFPEPNIDNLVITIQAPGGTKDFSVLMVDNIPDLHLVGDTQAFPFYIYKTDKGSLFKEENLDNGSYITAPSGEHYICQKNVTDWALNEYRKRYGLDVTKEDIFYYVYGLLHSPDYRERYKHNLKRTLPHIPFVTSTEDFRSFSDAGRRLAELHLYYENLPLFDQINKRRP